The sequence CATCCACGAGATCGTCGGCGACCTGATGTACGCCGAGAACTTCCTGATCGTGCGCTATGACCGCGAAAACCACCGCATCCGCTTCATCTACTTCGTCGATTCTTTCGCGATGACGGCGCTCGACGCGCAAACCGAGTTTTCCGAGGAAGAACTCGCCAATAGCCTGACCATGGCCATGATCCGTCACGGACGTCCGGTGATGGGGCCGTCGTCGCAGCTGCGTGAACAGCTCGGCGTGCCGCGCGACGACAAGTTCGGGCCTGATTCATTCGACTGGCTCGGGGTACCGATGCTCTCCGGCGGCGAGGTCCGCGGCGGCATCGTGGTGCAAACCTATGACGACAGCCTGCGCTACAGCGAAGAAGACCGCGCGCTGCTCAGCTACGTCGCCCAGCACATTTTGACGGCGCTGGTGCGCAAGCAGGCACACGAGGAACTGGAGGACCGCGTCGAGGTGCGCACGCGTGAACTGCGCGAGCAGATCGCCGAACGCGAACGCGGCGAGCGCCTGCAAGCCGCCTATCGCGCCATCGCCGAGGCCGCGACCAGCGCCGAGACCATGGACGCGTTCTATCGCGAGGCGCACCGCATCGTCGGCGAACTGCTCAACGCGAAGAACTTTTTCGTCGCCCTGCTCGGCAGCGACGAGACCTTCTGGTTCCCCTACGCCGTCGACGAGCGTGACCCGCTGGCGCGCTTCGAGCCGCGCAAGCGCGGCAAGACCCTGACCGACTACGTGATGCGCAGCGCGCATTCGTTGCTGGCCACGCGCGAACAGATCCAGCACCTGAACACGACCGGCGATGTGGTCTCGTTCGGCACGCCCGCAACCTGCTGGCTCGGCGTGCCGCTGCGCGGCGAGTCCGGCCTGCTCGGGGTGATGGCGGTGCAGAGCTACCGCGACGACGTGCTCTACAGCGAGCGCGACGAACAGATCCTGAGTTTCGTTTCCAATCACGTCGCGCTCGCGCTCGAGCGCAAGCACGCGCAGGACTCGCTGCGCCGCGCCTATGCCGAGCTTGAGCGCCGCGTCGACGAACGCACGCGCGAACTGGCCGACACCAACCGCGAGCTGCGCGACCAGATCAAGGTGCGCCAGCAGATCGAGCTCCGGCTCAAGCACGAGGCCCTGCACGACGCGCTCACCGGCATGCCCAACCGCGCCCTGTTGCTCGACCGCCTCGGCCACGCCCTCGCGCGCTTCCGGCGCGACCCGACCAAGCTGTTCGCGGTGCTGTTCATCGACCTCGACCGCTTCAAGATCATCAACGACAGCGTCGGCCACCTGGTCGGCGACGAGTTGCTCAAGGAGGTCAGTTCGCGCATCAGCGGCACGCTGCGCGCCGACGACACCGTGGCGCGGCTCGGTGGCGACGAGTTCGCAATCCTGCTCGCCGACATCGATACCGCGGAAAACGTCATCGGCGCCGCCCAGCGACTGATCGGCGTTCTGCAGGAACCGGTGCGGGTGGTCGGCAAGGAGCTGTTCACCTCCGCCAGCATCGGCATTGCGCTCGCGGCCGAGCGCTACACCCGCGCCGAGGAACTGCTGCGCGACGCCGACGTCGCCATGTACCGCGCCAAGGCCGCCGGTCGCCATCGCGTCGAGCTATTCGACGAGAAGCTGCACCAGGAAGCCTTGCGCGTGCTCGACCTCGAGGGCGACTTGCGCCGGGCATTGGCGCGCAACGAGTTCGAGCCACACTTCCACGCCATCGTCGATCTGATCGACGAGAGCGTGGTCGGTTTCGAGGCATTGCTGCGCTGGCGCCATCCGGAGCGCGGCCTGTTGCTGCCGGGCGACTTCCTCGAAGTGGCCGACGACACCGCCTGCTCCGAACAGATCGACTGGCAGATGTTCGACCAGGTCTGCTCGCAGATTCAGGGGCTCGCGGTGGGCGAGCAATACGTTGCGATCAATGTCTCGCCGCGCCACTTCCGCTCCACCGACTTCCTGCGCCGCATCCTCGATCGGACCATTGCCTACGGCGTGCCGCCGCACCGCCTGCGCATCGAGATCACCGAAGGCGCGCTGCTCGAGAATCCGCTCGACATCCGCGAGTCGCTGATGCAGTTGCGCCAGCAGGGCATCCTCGCTTCGCTCGACGACTTCGGCACCGGCTATTCCTCGCTGTCCTACCTGCACCAGTTCCCGATCCACGCGCTCAAGATCGACCGCAGCTTCGTCGCCGACCTGCGCCCCGGCCTGCCGCGCGGCAACACCGCGATCGTGCGCGCCATCCTCGCGCTGGCGCGCTCGCTCAACATCGAAGTGGTCGCCGAAGGCATCGAGACCAGCGCCCAACGCGAAGCCCTGCTCGAACTCGGCTGCCGCTACGGCCAAGGCTTCCTCTTCGCCCACCCCCGCCCCGCCGCCGACATCGCCGCACTCCGCGTTCAAGGCTGAACCCGCACGCGCCGCGGCGCGATGCCGCACAGCCCACAGCCCCGCGCCCGCATCAGGCCAGGCCTGGCCGAGACGATGCTTGACCCACCCCGGCGCCCGACCACAGACTCGCAACGTGCTCCGACCCGTCGATCGGAGCGTTGGCGTGAGGCCCATGAGTGCAACGTCGTCGCACATCGAGATCGACCTTTCTGAAGCATCAACTCCCAGCGAACTGCACTCGCTGCTCGACGTCGCGCTGGGATTCATGAGGCCATGAAGCTCTCGCGTGTCCTGCTGCACCTGATCTGGGTGATCCCCGGCATTCTTCTGATCGTCTATTTCTTGAACCCGCTCGGCGTGCCCACTTGGGATCCACGTGGCCGTGTGCTCGGGGTCATTCCGTACCGCGTGCCCGCGAGTTCGATGGCACCGACCTACCCGGCCAGATCCTTCGTTCTCGCCTGTACCTGGGCCTACGCCCGGTCAACTCCGGCGCTTGGCGACGTCATCGTGTTCTGGCCGCCAACTGATCCAGGCACGCCCTACGTGAAGCGCATCGTTGGCATCGGGGGCGACACGGTTCAGTTCGCCGATGGCGCGCTCGTGCGCAACGGAGTCGAACAGCATGAGCCGTATCTCATGCCCGGCCCGGCGCGCGGCGACGATCACCGCTCGAGCGTTCCGCAAGGGCATGTGTTTGTCGCCGGTGACAACAGATCGAATAGCCGTGACAGCCGCCACTTCGGGTCCGTACCCAATGACGCGATCATCGGCAGGATCTGTGGTCGGCTGTGAGCGAGTCGTTGGGCTGAGACGGCGTCCTACTGCGAGTCCCAGCTTCCGACGAGTTCCTTGACCGCCCCAAGTGCAGCCCCACAAACTCCACTCCGTATCCCGACGCGACCGTCGGTGAATTGGCGCCTCCCCCTCATGTCCTGGTACGCGATCCGCACCGTCTATCACTTCGGCACGAAGCCCAATGACGTCAACGTCTTCGAAGAACGCATCGTTGTATTCGAGGGAGGCAATTGGGACGAAGCCATGACCAAGGCAGCCGTGGAGGCGCACACCTACTCCACCGAGACCGGCTTTGCGCGGCACCCGGACCAGTCCGGGTACGAGCAGGATGGAGACGCACTGATCGATGGCTATGAAGTGTGGTCCGTGCTGTTCGAGTCCACGCTCGATCTTTCCGCTTTCTACGATGCGCGATACAAAGCCTGCGAGTACGTGCCGCCTCGTCACGGCCGCGGCCAAGCATGAGTCGATGCCCCGCATCGGCAAGACAGCGAAGCGCCACAACCTCGGGCGCAGAGCGCACCGGTAACTGGCGGCGGTGGATCACAAGGGAGAGATTTTCGTGGGGACAAGTGCAACCAAGAACGAACCTGGCGTGGGCTTGGGCATGCTGTTGATTGCAGTGCTCGCCGGATTGCTTTTGGCCGCTCTGTTCACCGGGTTCAAACCTGGCCCTATCCGTCCCGGCACGAGTACCGTCCTGCTCGGCCTGTACCTCATGGCCTGGGGAGTCATGTTCCTGGCCAGCTATTACCTCAGCCACAAGACGTTCTTCTTTCGCGCGCTGATCTGGGTATGTGAGCATTGGTCATCCCCGAAAGGTCGCGCCATGGCCTTCTTTTACAGCGGCCTTGCTCTCCTCATGGGGAGCTTCGTTGCATTGACTGGCCTGGGACTGATCGACGCTGCGGCGTAGCAGTTCATCTCCGACGCCTCGCGTTCATGCCCCGAGCCTGAGGTCGAAAGCCCAGCCACTGCCCATGGTCGCCCGTCGCCAAACACCGTATTTGTGACGAGCGCGGGTGTCGAGGCGGATGTTGTTGGCGAACGGGGAGAAGGCGAGCATGCCGGCGAGGCCGTTGGCTTTCTGCACCCAGGGCGGCAGGTACAGCGGCGCAGTGGGCGATAGAATGCGTCCATGAAGCCGTCCATCGCCCTGAATACCCATCGCGAGGCCGTGCGCCGCATCGTCGCCGCGCACCGCGCGCGCAACCCGCGTGTGTTCGGTTCGGTCGCGCAGGGCAAAGATACGGAAACCAGTGACCTCGACCTGCTCGTCGACCCGACCAGCGAGACCACGTTGCTGGACATCGGCGCGATTCGGCACGAGCTGCTGCAACTGTTGGGCGTGCCCGTGGACGTGCTCACCCCCAACGCCCTGCCCGAGCGCTTTCGCGCCGAAATCGTGCATGCGTCGGTGGCGGTGTGAGCGATTCGCGGCAGGTCGGGGACTACCTGGTGCATATCGCGGAGGCGATCGAACGTATCGAACGCTATACCGAACACGTCGACGAAGTGGCGTTCTACCGGAATCAGTTGGTGCAGGATGCCGTCATCCGCAACATCGAGGTCATCGGCGAGGCCAGCCACAACATCGAGAAGTACTTTCCGGAGTTCGCGGCGCTGCATCCGGAACTGCCACTCGCGTTCGCCTATCAGATGAGAAACGCCGTCGCGCATGGGTACTTCAGGGTGGACATGGAGATTGTCTGGAAGACGATCCAACGTGACCTGCCGATGCTTCATCGCCAAGTGCAACAGGCACTGGAGGCATCGGCACCTGGGGCAACGCGCGGCCCACAGTGAGCACGATCTTTGCAACCTCGCCGGCATCGTCCGACGCATGGGGCCATCGCGAAAGTCACGTGAACCCCGTTCTCCGGCGCAGCATCGAACGCGAAGGAATCCGGGTGTACAAGAACCTCCTGCGTACCGCGCTCACGCCCCGAGGCTGAGGTCGAAGGCTTCGACGCGGTCGAGGCGGATCTTGTTGGCGAACAGGGAGAAGGCAAGCATGCCGGCGAGGCCGTTGGCTTTCTGCACCCAGGGCGGCAGGTACAGCGGCGGCGCGATGTAGCCGCTGTCGAACCAGGGTTCGAGCACGATCGCGTCGTGAAGGGTCATCTTGCCGGCGAACAGGTTGCGGCACAGTTTGAGTTTCTGGTTCTTCAGCGCCCAGCGGAAAAAGGTGTGCACCGACAGCAGCCCGTGCAGGTAGACGGTGTCCTTGGTGAAGGCAGCGCCGCCTTCGACCGGCACGCCGCGGAAGATGCGCGCGGCGGACGCGAAGCTGTCGTTTTCGTTCTGGCCGGCGTCGAGGAAGAAGCGGAACACTTCGATGAAATCGGCGCCGGACTGCGCTTTCTCGATCGCGATGATGCGCAGCGAAATGCGCTTCATGCGCTGAATGTCGATGGCCCCGGTGATCAGCTCGGCGAAAGTGGCGAGCCCTTCCTGGGTCGCGGTGATGCGCGGCGAATTGCGCGCCATCGAGGCGAGGTGCGGCTGCGCGCGGCCGTTCAGCGCGGTCAGCGAGTGCACGAAGGCCTCGTGTTCGAGCAGTTGGTGGCGGTCGTACTCGGAGAACCCGGTGTCGGCGCGCAGGCGGATGCGGGTGGTGCCGGCCGCGGCCTTGGCGGTCAGCTTCGGGTCGACTTCTACGCGCACGTGGTGGTGTACGAAGAACGCGTCCAACCGCGCCTGCAACTCCTCGCGCATGGCCCCGGCCGAGATCACGTAGTCGGATTCCTGGGTAGCCAGTTCCCGGGACAGTTCGTCGGCGAGCGCGATGAAGTGATGGGCGGCGTCGATGTTGTGGTAGTCGGAGCCGGGCAGGAAGTCGCCAGGCTTGCCGAACAGCGCCGCCGAATGCACGCTGACATCGCGGGTGCCGATCGACTCCAGCAGCCGCGTCGCGATCTCCCACGACTCGGCGGTGCGACGCACGTAACCGCCGATCGGGTGGTTGTCGGTGAACAGCGCCTCGTGCTGGATCGCGTCGAGCTCCTCGCGCACCTCGCTGTAATCGTGTGGCTCGTATTCGATCTTCGGCAGATCCAACCGGCCGTTGCGCCAGCGCTCCAGGAAGCGGTGCTGCACCGAAGCCGGCCAGCTGATCGCGTCGAGCAGGCGGATGCCGCGCACTGCCTCGACCAGGCGCCGATCCAGCGCCGCGAAGTAGGCGAGGTCGGCGCGGTCTTGCATGTCAGCGCTTTCCGTACTTGTCGATCAGGCGCGCGCCGAGCGCTTTGTTGCCGACGCGATCTGCGGCGCGTTTTTCGTGCTCGGCAGCGCGCAGGCGTGCGGCGTCGCGCTCGCCGACCAGCTTCAGGTAATTGAGGTAGCGCTCCACCGCGACGCGACCATCCTCGATCGCCGCGCGCACCGCGCAGCCCGGCTCGGCGCCGTGGGCGCAGTCGCGGAAGCGGCACTGCCCGGTCAGTTCCTCGATGTCGGCAAAGCTGGTCTCCTCGACCGCTTCCTCGCCGGTGAGCTTGATCTCGCGCATGCCCGGCGTATCGATGATGCAGGCGCCACCCGGCAACTCGATCAGGGCGCGGAAAGTGGTGGTGTGGCGGCCGCGCGAGTCGTTCTCGCGCACGCTGTTGGTGCGCATCCGCTCGACGCCGAGCAGGGTGTTGGTCAACGTCGACTTGCCGGCGCCGCTCGATCCGACCAGCACCACGGTCGCACCCGGTGGCAGCCAGCGATCCAGCTGCGCCACCTCGCTGCGGTCCTTGGCATTGATCGCATACACCGCGCCATGGGGGCCGGCGAGCTGCTCGATCTGCGCTCGCTTCGCTTCGAAGTCCGCACAGCGGTCGGCCTTGGTCAGCACCAGCACCGGCGCCGCACCGGACTCGCCGACGATCGCCAGATAGCGCTCGAGACGGCGCGGGTTGAAGTCGCCATCGAGCCCGCAGACGATGAGCACGGCATCGATGTTGGCGGCGATGATCTGCTCGCGTCCGGTTTCGCCGGCAGCGATGCGCCGCAGCTGGCTGTGGCGCGGCAGCAGCGCCTCGATCTGCCACTCGTCGTTGATCGCCGGGCGCATCCACACCCAGTCGCCGACCGAAGGTCGCAGCGCGTCTTCGCGGTCCTTGCGCCGAGCCGAAGACTTCGTGCGCGCCCACAACACCGCAGCGCCGTCATGCACCTCGAAGGCATTGCGATGCTGGACGATTACGCGCGCCAGCTTCGCCGTCGCGAACGGCGGCGGCGGCACGGGTTCCCGCCAGCCGATGCGGCGCAGGGTCGACAGGAACTCGGGATCGGTCATGGCCGCATTGTAGGCAGGGCCGCGCATGCATGCACTGCAGCTCGTTGCAGGCTGGAAAGCCGCGCGCACCGTGCGGGTGCCCGCGGCCTCGGGAAAACTACGGGGCGCTTCTGGTGTTGGTGTTATCCGCGACCAGGTTTGCGGCGGCGCTGTTGACGATCACCACCTCATCGCCGTCGCTGAGCGAGGACTGGCCCAGCGTCACCACTTCGGTGCCCTCGACCACGCCGCCGAGCAACTGGACCCAACCGTCCTGTTCGCTGCCGAGCGTGACTGGCTGGCGCTGTGCCTTGCCGGCGGCGACGGTGAACACTTCCGCCTTGCGCCCGTCGATCACGATGGCGGACTTCGGCACCAGCAAGGCGTCGGCGATGCGCTCGCGTTCGATGGCGATGCGCACGAATTGGCCCGGACGCAGCGCGGTGTCGGCTTCCTCCACGTCGATGCGCACGTTCGCGGTGCCACTGGCACCGTCGACGATGGCGCCGATGCGCTCGACCTTGCCGGCGAACGCCTGGCCACGGAAGGCATCGGCGTGCACCGTCACCGGCTGGCCGGCGTCGAGTCCGGCAAGTTCTTTCTCGGGCACCGGCACGTCGGCGACCAGGTCACTGAAATCGGCGATCTCGAACGCCAGGGCGTTGGCACCCAGCCACTGGCCGGTCTTGATGTGGCGCCGTGTGATCACGCCGGCGTAGGGCGCGCGGATCTCGGCCTTGCTCAGGCTCAGCGCTGCCAGATCGACCGAGGCGCGCTGCGCGTCGCGCTCAAAGCGGGCGCGGTCGACCGCATCGGCGGCAATCATGTGCTGGTCGAGCAGAAGGTTGGCACGCTCGGCTTCGTGGTCGAGGCGCTTGGCGACGCTGGCAGTTTGGGCCAGCGCCAGTTGCGCACGGGCGCCGTCGATCCGCGCCAGCACCTGGCCGGCGGCGACGCGATCGCCTTCTTCGACGTAGATCTTCAGTACCTCGCCGCCGGTCTCGCTGACCAGGTTTGCGGCGCGCTCGGCGGCCAACGCTGCCGTACCGGAGAACACGCGCACCAGCTCGCCGCGACGCGCCTGGGTGGTCTCGACCGCGATCGCGCGATCAGCGCTTTCGTCGGCTGCGACCGGCTTGGCATCGGAGCTGCCGCAGCCACTCAGGCCGGCGCTGATCGCGGCCAATACAGCCACGGAAATCAATAGCTTGCGCATGTCAGTGATACTCGGTTTCGGTGTCGGCAGCGGCGTTGGCGTCGGCGGATCGGGCCTCGTTCTCGGTGTCGTGCCAGACCTTGTCCATGACGTCCATCAGGGCTTCAAACAGGACCTTCTCAAACGTGCTCATGGCGTTCTCCTTTGGTGTTGTAGGCAACCATAACACCAGCTCATTTCCCCGCCATGGGCGGGAAGTCATGCCCGGGTTTTCGTTGCCTGCGATTCAGATGCGTGGGAGCGGCCCGTGGTTTCCGGACAAAGGTCATGCATGACGAGCGTTGGGGCGGGGCGGGGCGCGGGCGAAATGCGGGCGCACGCGCGATGGTGCGCGAGCTCGGACGTGCTTGGTTACGATCGGCCACCCACACACCCAGAGCCCGCCATGCAGCACCAGATCGAGACCGCAACGCGCCTTGCCGAAGTCCGCTATGAAATCCGTGGCGAGCTGGCGCGACGTGCGCTGGAGCTGGAACAGCAAGGTCGGCGCATCATTAAGCTCAACATCGGTAACCCCGGCTTGTTCGGCTTCGAGACGCCGGCGCATCTGCGCGCAGCGATCCGCGACAACCTGCCGAAGTCCGACGCCTACTGCCACCAGCAGGGACTGGCCGCGGCACGCGAGGCGATCGCCATGCGCGAGATCGCGCGTGGTGCGCCGAGTGCATCGCCGGATGGCGTGTTCGTCGGCAATGGCGTGTCCGAACTGATCGACCTGGCGCTGCGCGGCCTGCTCAATCCCGGCGATGAAGTGCTGGTGCCTTCGCCCGACTATCCGCTTTGGACCGCGGCGGTGATCTTGAACGGCGGCCGCGCCGTGCACTATCCCTGCCATCCCGCGAATGGCTTCGTGCCCGACATCGCCGAGATCGAGGCGCGCATCACGCCGCGCACGCGTGCGATCGTGGTGATCAATCCGAACAACCCGACCGGCGCGGTGTATCCGCGCGCGCTGCTCGCGCAGATCGCCGAACTCGCCGCGCGCCAGCGTCTGGTGGTGATGGCGGATGAAATCTACGACGAGGTCCTCTACGACGACGCCGAGTTCGTGCCGATGTCGACGCTGGCGACCGAAACCGTGTGCCTGACTTTCTCCGGCCTGTCCAAGGTGCATCGTGCCTGCGGCTGGCGCGTCGGCTGGATGAGCCTGTCCGGTTTTCTCAAGCGCGCGCAGGACTATCGCCACGCACTCGACCTGCTCGCCGCGCTGCGCCTGTGCAGCAACGTCACCGCGCAGTGGACGATCCAGCCGGCGCTGTTCGGCCCGAATACGATCAGCGAGCTGACCGCGCCCGGCGGCCGCCTGCACGCCACGCGCCAGGCGGTCATCGACGCCTGCGCACGCAGCAGATTCCTGCACCTGGTCACGCCGATGGGCGCCCTGTACGCATTCCCCGGCATCGACACCACGCTGTTGCCCGGCTTCGACGACCACCGCTTCGCGCTCGACCTGCTCGAGCACGAGGACGTGCTCCTCGTCCCCGGCAGCAGCTTCAACGTCCCCTACCGCACCCACCTGCGGCTGACCTTGCTGCCGCAGGCCGACCTCGTCGACGAGGTCTTCGCCCGCGTCGACCACGCCCTCGAACGCGCCTCGCACCAGGCCCACCGGCACGCGGCGGTGGCGTGAGGGTGCGGAGCAGGTCTCCTGCGTTACACTGATCCCGTGCGAGCGGGAGTCGGACCATGGCCAACCTGACGTTGAGCATCGACGAAGAATTGCTTCAGCACGCCCGCGAAGTGGCCATGCGCGAGCGCACCACCGTCAATGACGTGGTCAGGGACTTTCTGGCGCGCTATGTCGACGCCCGAACGCGGCGCCTGCAGGCCGTGGACGCACTTGACGCGCTGGCTGAACGCAACCTCTCGCGCAGCGACGGCACGCCCTGGTCACGCGAGTCGCTGCACGAGAGATAGCGCGTGCGCGTCTTCGTCGACACCAACCTGTGGGTATACCGACTGGACCGTCGCGACCCGGAGAAAGCAACTCGCGTCGGTGAGTGGCTCCGCGACCTCGCACGGGATCACGAGATCGTCGTCAGCACGCAGGTGTTGATCGAGGTGCGCTCCGTCTTGAGCCAAAAACTCAAACCGCCGATGGCGCACGCTGATATCCGCTTCGCGCTCGAGGCACTATCTGCATTCGAGGTGGTTGGCGCCGATTGCGGCCTGATCTTCGACGCACATGAACTCGCAACCGCCGAGCAGTTGTCGTGGTTCGACGCCCTGATCATCGAGGCAGCCATTCGCAGCAAGTGCAGCGTGCTGTACAGCGAGGACCTCGGCAATGGGCGCTGCTTCGGGCCGCTGACCGTTCGCAATCCCGTGGCGGGCGAAACGCAGCCACGTTGAGGCAAGTGCCGGGCGCCAGCCGAATGCTTTCGGGACGCTCGCCTTCCAGCCTGCCGAACCAGCCATCCGCTACCGGGGCGGTTCGCGCGCCCGCGCCGCGCCGCCGCCCGCTAAACTGCCGCGATGAATGCGACTGTTGATCCGTTGTCCCCGTTGCGCGCGCGTCTTGGCGCGGTGCTGGAAACCGTGCTGAATCTGGCGACACGCCTGGACCCGTTGCTGGCCGACGAGTTGCGCAAACTCGATGGCCGCTCACTGGCGCTGACCTGGTCGGCACCGCAGTGGTCGCTGCGGCTGTGGGTGGAGGGCGGAGCGCTGCGGGTCGGTCCGAATCGTGGCGAGTCCGACCTCTCGGTTGCGGCCACTGTCGCCGGGCTGCTCGGAATGCTGCGGCCGCAGGCCAAGGCGCGGTTGCCGGCGGGACGGGTGAACATCGCCGGCGATGCCGAGCTGCTGCGCCAGCTCGAGCAGCTCGCGAAGCGTTTCGCACCGGACTGGGACGCCGCCTTCGCGCGTCATCTCGGGCCTGCGCTTGGGCCGCAGATCGGCCGCGCCATCGCCGACGGGCTGCGTGCCGCGCGCAGCGGCGCGCTGACGCTCGCCGAGAGCGCTTCGACCCATCTCCGTGAGGAGCGCCGCGATGTCGCCAACGGCGAAGAGCTGCAGGAGTTCAGCGACGCCGTCGGCCAACTGCGCGACGACGTCGATCGCTTCGAGGCCCGCCTCGCGCGCATCGCCAAGGCGCGCGCATGAGTCGCGCCGCGTTCCGGCTGATCGGCATCGGCACCACGCTGGCGCGCTATCGCCTGGACGAGATGCTCGATCTGCTGCCCGGCCTGCGCGCGCTGCGCTGGGCGCGCGGCCTGCTGCCGAAACCGCGCGGCGACATCGGTTCGCTGGCGCGTGGCGCACGCTTGCGTCTGGCGTTGCAGGAGCTTGGCCCGCTGTTCGTGAAGTTCGGCCAGATCCTCTCGACCCGCCGCGATCTGTTGCCGGCCGATGTCGCCGACGAGCTGGCCCTGCTCCAGGAT comes from Lysobacterales bacterium and encodes:
- a CDS encoding EAL domain-containing protein translates to MPQTQVHAAPPDADPGGHGQLARFALGLLACERLEAIPQACETALDDRFGIRGLRLLWRIGGGTGSDIHRAAAPAVPFSPYLRELTDHCPGEAGISVALERGKSEDGVAISLGGPHLFTRAQLLLFGDSTRLLIEVETDEFRALFKPLTRRVAELLDRERLRSSLHRLESAERLQRALYAIADLASADLEMPEMLAGIHEIVGDLMYAENFLIVRYDRENHRIRFIYFVDSFAMTALDAQTEFSEEELANSLTMAMIRHGRPVMGPSSQLREQLGVPRDDKFGPDSFDWLGVPMLSGGEVRGGIVVQTYDDSLRYSEEDRALLSYVAQHILTALVRKQAHEELEDRVEVRTRELREQIAERERGERLQAAYRAIAEAATSAETMDAFYREAHRIVGELLNAKNFFVALLGSDETFWFPYAVDERDPLARFEPRKRGKTLTDYVMRSAHSLLATREQIQHLNTTGDVVSFGTPATCWLGVPLRGESGLLGVMAVQSYRDDVLYSERDEQILSFVSNHVALALERKHAQDSLRRAYAELERRVDERTRELADTNRELRDQIKVRQQIELRLKHEALHDALTGMPNRALLLDRLGHALARFRRDPTKLFAVLFIDLDRFKIINDSVGHLVGDELLKEVSSRISGTLRADDTVARLGGDEFAILLADIDTAENVIGAAQRLIGVLQEPVRVVGKELFTSASIGIALAAERYTRAEELLRDADVAMYRAKAAGRHRVELFDEKLHQEALRVLDLEGDLRRALARNEFEPHFHAIVDLIDESVVGFEALLRWRHPERGLLLPGDFLEVADDTACSEQIDWQMFDQVCSQIQGLAVGEQYVAINVSPRHFRSTDFLRRILDRTIAYGVPPHRLRIEITEGALLENPLDIRESLMQLRQQGILASLDDFGTGYSSLSYLHQFPIHALKIDRSFVADLRPGLPRGNTAIVRAILALARSLNIEVVAEGIETSAQREALLELGCRYGQGFLFAHPRPAADIAALRVQG
- the lepB gene encoding signal peptidase I, yielding MKLSRVLLHLIWVIPGILLIVYFLNPLGVPTWDPRGRVLGVIPYRVPASSMAPTYPARSFVLACTWAYARSTPALGDVIVFWPPTDPGTPYVKRIVGIGGDTVQFADGALVRNGVEQHEPYLMPGPARGDDHRSSVPQGHVFVAGDNRSNSRDSRHFGSVPNDAIIGRICGRL
- a CDS encoding nucleotidyltransferase family protein, with the translated sequence MKPSIALNTHREAVRRIVAAHRARNPRVFGSVAQGKDTETSDLDLLVDPTSETTLLDIGAIRHELLQLLGVPVDVLTPNALPERFRAEIVHASVAV
- a CDS encoding DUF86 domain-containing protein gives rise to the protein MSDSRQVGDYLVHIAEAIERIERYTEHVDEVAFYRNQLVQDAVIRNIEVIGEASHNIEKYFPEFAALHPELPLAFAYQMRNAVAHGYFRVDMEIVWKTIQRDLPMLHRQVQQALEASAPGATRGPQ
- a CDS encoding DUF1704 domain-containing protein, which translates into the protein MQDRADLAYFAALDRRLVEAVRGIRLLDAISWPASVQHRFLERWRNGRLDLPKIEYEPHDYSEVREELDAIQHEALFTDNHPIGGYVRRTAESWEIATRLLESIGTRDVSVHSAALFGKPGDFLPGSDYHNIDAAHHFIALADELSRELATQESDYVISAGAMREELQARLDAFFVHHHVRVEVDPKLTAKAAAGTTRIRLRADTGFSEYDRHQLLEHEAFVHSLTALNGRAQPHLASMARNSPRITATQEGLATFAELITGAIDIQRMKRISLRIIAIEKAQSGADFIEVFRFFLDAGQNENDSFASAARIFRGVPVEGGAAFTKDTVYLHGLLSVHTFFRWALKNQKLKLCRNLFAGKMTLHDAIVLEPWFDSGYIAPPLYLPPWVQKANGLAGMLAFSLFANKIRLDRVEAFDLSLGA
- the rsgA gene encoding ribosome small subunit-dependent GTPase A, whose protein sequence is MTDPEFLSTLRRIGWREPVPPPPFATAKLARVIVQHRNAFEVHDGAAVLWARTKSSARRKDREDALRPSVGDWVWMRPAINDEWQIEALLPRHSQLRRIAAGETGREQIIAANIDAVLIVCGLDGDFNPRRLERYLAIVGESGAAPVLVLTKADRCADFEAKRAQIEQLAGPHGAVYAINAKDRSEVAQLDRWLPPGATVVLVGSSGAGKSTLTNTLLGVERMRTNSVRENDSRGRHTTTFRALIELPGGACIIDTPGMREIKLTGEEAVEETSFADIEELTGQCRFRDCAHGAEPGCAVRAAIEDGRVAVERYLNYLKLVGERDAARLRAAEHEKRAADRVGNKALGARLIDKYGKR
- a CDS encoding efflux RND transporter periplasmic adaptor subunit, encoding MRKLLISVAVLAAISAGLSGCGSSDAKPVAADESADRAIAVETTQARRGELVRVFSGTAALAAERAANLVSETGGEVLKIYVEEGDRVAAGQVLARIDGARAQLALAQTASVAKRLDHEAERANLLLDQHMIAADAVDRARFERDAQRASVDLAALSLSKAEIRAPYAGVITRRHIKTGQWLGANALAFEIADFSDLVADVPVPEKELAGLDAGQPVTVHADAFRGQAFAGKVERIGAIVDGASGTANVRIDVEEADTALRPGQFVRIAIERERIADALLVPKSAIVIDGRKAEVFTVAAGKAQRQPVTLGSEQDGWVQLLGGVVEGTEVVTLGQSSLSDGDEVVIVNSAAANLVADNTNTRSAP
- a CDS encoding aminotransferase class I/II-fold pyridoxal phosphate-dependent enzyme produces the protein MQHQIETATRLAEVRYEIRGELARRALELEQQGRRIIKLNIGNPGLFGFETPAHLRAAIRDNLPKSDAYCHQQGLAAAREAIAMREIARGAPSASPDGVFVGNGVSELIDLALRGLLNPGDEVLVPSPDYPLWTAAVILNGGRAVHYPCHPANGFVPDIAEIEARITPRTRAIVVINPNNPTGAVYPRALLAQIAELAARQRLVVMADEIYDEVLYDDAEFVPMSTLATETVCLTFSGLSKVHRACGWRVGWMSLSGFLKRAQDYRHALDLLAALRLCSNVTAQWTIQPALFGPNTISELTAPGGRLHATRQAVIDACARSRFLHLVTPMGALYAFPGIDTTLLPGFDDHRFALDLLEHEDVLLVPGSSFNVPYRTHLRLTLLPQADLVDEVFARVDHALERASHQAHRHAAVA
- a CDS encoding PIN domain-containing protein, which translates into the protein MRVFVDTNLWVYRLDRRDPEKATRVGEWLRDLARDHEIVVSTQVLIEVRSVLSQKLKPPMAHADIRFALEALSAFEVVGADCGLIFDAHELATAEQLSWFDALIIEAAIRSKCSVLYSEDLGNGRCFGPLTVRNPVAGETQPR
- a CDS encoding SCP2 sterol-binding domain-containing protein; translation: MSPLRARLGAVLETVLNLATRLDPLLADELRKLDGRSLALTWSAPQWSLRLWVEGGALRVGPNRGESDLSVAATVAGLLGMLRPQAKARLPAGRVNIAGDAELLRQLEQLAKRFAPDWDAAFARHLGPALGPQIGRAIADGLRAARSGALTLAESASTHLREERRDVANGEELQEFSDAVGQLRDDVDRFEARLARIAKARA